From Brassica napus cultivar Da-Ae unplaced genomic scaffold, Da-Ae ScsIHWf_47;HRSCAF=86, whole genome shotgun sequence, a single genomic window includes:
- the LOC125604160 gene encoding protein POLYCHOME-like gives MAEGRDRLERQIDFASLFLNRQRGRIFVDDETTWTVQARGGIWRRGRPRPRTRTRPRASPSRRALADITDVNRVGTERRRAVVGPRPLLDTAVVRAGTERRRAVDRVPLAQLELRYSVASAVASAGVNHPSSIAWVQQKLLSLKEELSDGEEALTPELLNYIDQVGIYLTEELEKLKSTPSAQRAERERRIRTLMSMR, from the exons ATGGCGGAAGGGCGCGATAGACTCGAACGACAAATTGATTTTGCATCATTGTTTCTCAACAGACAGCGCGGAAGGATCTTCGTTGACGATGAAACTACATGGACTGTGCAAGCAAGAGGTGGTATTTGGCGGCGTGGAAGGCCTCGTCCTCGTACTCGTACTCGTCCTCGTGCTTCACCTTCAAGGAGGGCCCTCGCTGATATCACTGATGTGAATAGG GTGGGTACTGAGAGAAGGAGAGCAGTGGTTGGCCCAAGGCCCCTCCTTGATACTGCTGTTGTTAGG GCGGGTACTGAGAGAAGGAGAGCAGTTGACCGTGTACCACTGGCTCAGCTCGAGCTCAGGTATTCTGTGGCCAGTGCTGTTGCATCCGCTGGAGTCAACCACCCCTCTTCCATCGCTTGGGTTCAGCAGAAGTTGCTCTCACTCAAAGAGGAATTATCTGATGGAGAGGAGGCCCTCACTCCAGAGCTCCTCAACTATATAGATCAAGTGGGGATTTATCTGACGGAAGAGCTTGAGAAGCTGAAAAGCACACCAAGTGCGCAGAGAGCTGAGAGGGAGAGGAGGATTCGAACATTGATGTCCATGAGGTGA
- the LOC125604157 gene encoding cell division cycle 20.2, cofactor of APC complex-like — protein MNTCRIVLQRRFLPVSNSKKEKFDRFIPNRAAMDFDYAHLALMEEREEEEEVSSSRKAYRKQLAETMGLNRTRILAFTNKPPSSTSLHHQHQHQHEPPRRIPQRPERTLDAPGLVDDFYLNVLDWSSANVLAVALANSVCLWDASTGSVTTLVTYGEDQGPVTSLNWAHDGINLGVGLNNGQVHIWDCVTKTLLRTLQGFHHTRVGSLAWNTHILTTGGMDGRIFNNDVRFMSYPVSTYKGHTQEVCGLKWSASGQQLASGGNDRLVHIWDRSTSTQWLHRLRGHTSAVKALAWCPFQSDLLASGGGAEDRKIKFWNTRTGACLNSLDTASQVSSLLWSNNQRELLCSHGSQLTLWKYPSMVKMAELSGHTSRVLSMTQSPDGCTVVSAAGDENLCFWNVFGLPHTTAKKTVPKAAHEPFSHVARIR, from the exons atgaACACTTGTCGAATAGTTCTCCAACGCAGGTTCCTTCCCGTGAGCAACTCCAAGAAGGAAAAA TTTGACAGATTCATACCGAACAGAGCAGCCATGGATTTCGACTATGCTCACTTGGCTCTTatggaagaaagagaagaagaagaagaggtcaGTTCATCCAGAAAAGCTTATAGAAAGCAATTGGCTGAGACTATGGGTCTTAACCGAACTCGAATCCTCGCATTCACCAACAAACCACCTTCTTCTACTTCTCTTCACCATCAGCATCAGCATCAGCATGAGCCTCCTCGACGCATTCCTCAGCGTCCCGAGAGAACTTTGGATGCTCCTGGCCTTGTGGATGACTTCTATCTCAACGTTCTCGACTGGAGCAGTGCTAATGTCCTAGCCGTTGCCTTGGCCAACTCTGTTTGTCTCTGGGATGCTTCCACTGGCTCCGTGACTACGCTTGTCACGTATGGTGAAGACCAAGGACCTGTCACAAGTCTAAACTGGGCGCATGATGGTATCAACCTTGGAGTTGGGCTCAACAATGGTCAAGTTCACATTTGGGACTGTGTAACCAAGACTCTACTGAGAACATTGCAAGGCTTCCACCACACACGAGTTGGGTCCTTGGCCTGGAACACTCATATATTGACAACCGGAGGAATGGACGGACGTATCTTCAACAACGATGTGCGGTTCATGTCATACCCTGTGTCTACTTACAAGGGTCACACTCAAGAGGTCTGTGGGCTCAAGTGGTCAGCATCTGGTCAGCAACTAGCTAGCGGCGGAAACGACCGTCTAGTACATATATGGGATCGTTCTACTAGTACGCAGTGGCTGCACAGGCTCAGGGGGCATACATCTGCAGTTAAGGCTCTCGCTTGGTGTCCTTTCCAAAGCGATTTGCTTGCATctggcggtggtgcagaagataGGAAGATCAAGTTCTGGAACACTCGCACAGGGGCTTGCTTGAATTCGCTTGACACTGCTTCCCAAGTCTCTTCTCTCTTGTGGAGCAACAATCAAAGAGAGCTGCTTTGCTCACATGGGTCTCAGCTCACACTGTGGAAGTACCCGTCGATGGTGAAAATGGCTGAGCTCTCTGGTCATACGTCAAGAGTTCTATCTATGACCCAGAGTCCAGATGGTTGTACTGTAGTTTCAGCTGCAGGAGACGAGAATCTGTGCTTTTGGAATGTTTTTGGACTACCTCACACCACCGCCAAAAAAACTGTTCCAAAAGCAGCTCATGAGCCGTTTTCTCATGTCGCTCGTATTCGTTGA
- the LOC125604159 gene encoding pathogenesis-related thaumatin-like protein 3.5, which translates to MHLRFNLSPRILLLFLTLLSGTKWSESARVFTIVNSCDQTIWPAITPGENFNGGGFELKPGQSIVFNTPVGWSGRIWGRTGCNFDKTGTGTCETGSCGSTLKCSASGKPPASLAEFTLAALDFYDVSLVDGFNLPMSVTPMNGKGNCSVAGCVADLRSKCPPELAVKSKGKVVSCRSACDVFDRDEYCCRGVYGNPVTCRPTNYSKMFKEACPTAYSYAYDDPTSIFTCSGTDYVISFCSSKKKPVCTYHDNKLACSDGSGSGGFRTMTGRLWLILMLSLFAFIYS; encoded by the exons ATGCATCTTCGTTTCAACTTGTCACCGAGGATCTTGTTACTATTTCTAACACTTTTATCAG GGACAAAATGGTCGGAGTCAGCTCGAGTATTCACAATCGTAAACTCATGTGACCAAACAATCTGGCCAGCGATAACACCCGGAGAAAACTTCAACGGCGGAGGATTCGAGCTCAAACCGGGCCAATCCATAGTCTTCAACACGCCAGTAGGCTGGTCAGGTCGAATATGGGGACGAACCGGCTGCAATTTCGACAAAACCGGAACCGGAACATGCGAAACCGGTTCATGCGGCTCGACCCTAAAATGCTCAGCCTCCGGAAAACCACCAGCTTCACTCGCTGAGTTCACGTTAGCCGCATTGGATTTCTACGACGTGAGTCTCGTCGACGGATTTAATCTTCCGATGTCGGTGACTCCGATGAACGGAAAGGGAAACTGTAGTGTCGCCGGCTGTGTGGCTGACCTGAGATCAAAGTGTCCGCCGGAGCTTGCCGTGAAATCTAAGGGGAAAGTGGTTTCGTGTAGGAGTGCTTGTGATGTGTTCGATAGAGATGAGTATTGTTGTAGAGGAGTTTATGGGAATCCTGTTACGTGTCGACCAACAAATTACTCGAAAATGTTCAAGGAAGCTTGTCCTACTGCTTATAGCTATGCTTATGATGATCCGACCAGTATCTTCACTTGTTCCGGCACTGATTACGTCATCTCTTTCTGTTCCTCCAA GAAGAAGCCGGTGTGTACGTACCATGATAACAAGTTGGCATGCAGCGATGGTTCTGGTTCAGGTGGATTCAGGACGATGACTGGGAGATTGTGGCTTATATTGATGTTGTCTCTTTTTGCTTTTATCtactcttag